CGCCGGCTGGGCGGTGGAATCGACCACGATGTCTGCCTCTGCGTAGATCGGGTAGCGCTGCTGCATGAGCCGCGCGAGAATTTCCTTCGGATCGCCCTGGCGTAGCAGCGGTCGGTGTGTGCGCTTCTTCACCCGGTCGAACAGAACCTCGAGTTCGGCGCGCAGCCACACGGTGAGCGCCCGGGCCTTCATGAGGCTCCGGGTCTCCGGGTCCATGTAGGCGCCGCCGCCGGTCGACAGGACGCGCGGCGACTCCTCCAGCAGCCGGGAGATCACCCGCCGTTCGCCGGCGCGGAACTCCTGCTCACCAAAGCGTTCGAAGAATTCGGCGATGGTGCAGCCCGCCGCGCGCTCGATCTCGTCGTCTGCGTCGACGAACGGGAGGCCGAGTCTTGCCGCCAGCCGTTTGCCGATGGCGCTCTTGCCCGCGCCCATCAGACCCACGAGGGCTACGGTGCGCGGCAAGGACAGGGGAGAAGAGACGTCCATGTCGAGCTGCCCCAGTCATGTCGCCCATTATGCCCCCGGTTTCAAGCGATTGGCTGCGGCACTCCGGTCGGCGACGTATAGGCAATTGCCGCTCCGGGGGAGGGCAGGTAGGTTGCCCGTGCCGTGCCCCTGTTCCGTTCCAGAAACCGCTTCAACGTGCCCAACCTCCGCCTTGGGCCCATCATTGCCGCCGCCGTGGTGGCCCTGCTGGTCGCCGGCCTGGTGGCGCTCGCGGTGGTGGAGCCGCGCCCGCCGCTCAAGCACTTCGAAGTCCCGGTTCCAAATGAACGTCTTGCGCGGTAGCTGCGGCTTTCTGGCCGCCGTAGCGCGACAGGCTCTTGGGCATCCGGCGCAATCGGCGAGGCCTGCACCGGGGGGCCGTTCGCGGTGGAAATCGCGATCGCTCACGGCCTGTGAAGCGTAAGCCCGCCTTCGGCCATGCGCGTGAGGTGCTGGCCTTTCTCGAGATGCTGCAGGCCGAACGCGGCGCCTCGAAGAACACGCTGATCGCCTACGGCGCGGATCTGGCGGACCTCCAGTCGTTCCTCACGCGTCGCAAGCAGGGCCCGCTGACGGCCGACGCGACTGCGTTGCGCGCCTACCTGAAGTCGCTCGACTATGTCGGCATGACGCCGCGCACGGTGGCGCGACGGCTCTCGGTGATGCGCCAGCTCTTCCGGTTCCTGCTGGCCGAGCGGCTCCGCGAGGACGATCCGGCAAGCACGCTCGACTCGCCGCGGCTCGGGAGACCGCTGCCCAAGGTCCTGTCGCGCGAGGAGGTCGATCGTCTGATCGATGCCGCGCGCAGCAAGGACGCGGTCGATGGCGGCCGCATGGCGACCCTGCTCGAAATTCTCTACGCGGCGGGTTTGCGCGTATCGGAGCTGGTGAGCCTGCCTCTGTCAGCCTGCGAACGCGATCCTTCGATGCTGCTGGTACGGGGTAAGGGCGACAAGGAGCGGCTGGTGCCGCTGTCGGACCCGGCGCGCCTGGCAATCATTGCCTGGCTGCACATGCGGCGCGGCCAGCTTGCCGAGGGCGAGACCTCGCGCTTCCTGTTTCCGTCGCGCGGCCGCACCGGCCATCTCACCCGCCAGCGGTTCGCGCAGCTTCTGAAGGAAGCGGCTGTGGGCGCGGGGATCGATCCGGCGCGCGTGTCACCTCATGTGCTACGCCATGCCTTCGCCAGCCATCTGCTGGCCGGCGGCGCCGACCTGCGCTCGGTCCAATTGATGCTGGGCCATGCAGATATCGCCACGACCCAGATCTATACCCACGTGCTCGACGACAAGCTGCGCTCGCTGGTGCAGGAGCACCATCCGCTGGCCCGGCGAAAGCGCCGGCCGGCCGGTTGACAGGATTCGGCGACCGGGCGACACCTGACCTTCAATGACGACATATCTCGACTTCGAGAAGCCGATTGCGGAGCTGGAAGGCAAGATCGCCGAGCTTCGCCATCTGCCCAATTCCGGCGACGTCGACATCGCCGAGGAAGTCATGCGCCTGCAGGACAAGGCGCATAAGCAGATCCGCGCGACCTATGCCAAGCTCACGCCGTGGCAGCGCGTCCAGGTGGCGCGCCACGCTGAGCGGCCGCACGCGCAGGCCTACATTGACCGACTGATCACCGACTACACGCCGCTGGCCGGCGACCGCGCCTTCGGCGAGGACGCCGCCATCGTGGGTGGCATGGGCCGGTTGCAGGGCCGCAGCATCGTGGTGCTGGGCCAGCAGAAAGGCGACGATACCGAGTCGCGCATCAAGCACAATTTCGGCATGGCGCGGCCCGAGGGCTATCGCAAGGCGCAGCGCCTGATGCGGCTCGCCGACCGGTTCAAGCTGCCGGTGCTGACGCTGGTGGACACGCCCGGTGCCTATCCCGGCATCGAGGCCGAGGCGCGCGGCCAGGCGGAAGCCATCGCCAGCTCGATCGAGACCTGCCTCGGGCTCGGCGTGCCGCTGGTCAGCGTGGTGATCGGCGAGGGCGGTTCGGGCGGCGCGCTTGCGATCGCTTCGTCGGACCGCGTCTACATGCTGGAGAACTCGGTCTATTCGGTGATCACGCCGGAAGGCTGCGCCTCGATCCTGTGGCGCAACAATGCCAACGCGCAGGACGCGGCCGAGGCGATGAAGGTGACGGCGGCCGACCTGAAGAAGCTCGACGTGATCGACGACGTGATCCCCGAGCCGATGGGCGGCGCCCATCGCGCGCCCGACGAGACGATCGACCTGGTGGGTCGTGTGGTCGGCGAAGCCATCGCCGAGCTCGCGAAGCTCGACGGCGACACGCTGCGCCAGCGGCGCCAGGACAAGTTCCTGGCGATGGGCAAGAAGGGCCTCTGACTTCCTTGTCGCTGCGACTGAGCGTTCTCGATCAATCACCGATCCGCAAAGGCGGCACGCCGGCGGAAGCCGTGCGCGATACGCTGGAACTGGCGCAGCTCTGCGACCGGCTGGGCTACCACCGTTACTGGCTGGCCGAGCATCACAGCAGCGAGGCGCTGGCCGGCTCGACGCCCGAAGTGCTGATCACGCGCGTCGCCGGCCTGACCGAGCGCATGCGCATCGGGTCGGGCGGCGTGATGCTGCCGCACTACAGCGCCTTCAAGGTGGCCGAGAATTTCCGCATGCTGGAGACGTTGTTTCCCGGCCGAATCGATGTCGGCATCGGCCGCGCGCCGGGCAGCGACCAGCACACGATGCGCATCCTGGCCGACGGCAAGCCGAACTGGAGCGACGCCGACAAGTATCCCTACCAGGTGCGCGATCTCGTGGCCTGGCTGCACGACGCGCTGCCGCTCAATCACGAAGGCACCGGCATCGTGGCCCAGCCGAGCGGCGAGACGGCGCCCGACGTGTGGCTGCTGGGATCGAGCGACGACAGCGCCGCACTGGCCGCGCATTTCGGCCTGCCGTTCTGCTTCGCGCACTTCATCAATCCCGACGGCGGCGATGGCGTGACGCGCGCCTATCGCGCGCATTTCAAGCCGTCGTCGCTACATGCGAAGCCGATGCCGCTGATGGCGATCTCGGTCCTGTGCGCGGAGACCGACGAGGAAGCCGATCTTCTTTCGCGCAGCCGTGAGGTCTGGGCGATGCGCCTGCGGACACTCGGCAATCCCGGCCCGGTGCCGTCGGTCGAGGAAGCGCTCGAGGCTGCGAAGCAACCCGGTGCCGAACGCTGGCTGCCGGCGCTGCGCCGCCGCTCGGTGGTCGGCTCGCCCAAGACCGTGCGCGCCGGTCTCGAACGCCACGCAGCGGCCTACGAAGTCGACGAGATCATGGCGGTGACGATCTGCTACGACTTCGAAAAGCGGAAGCGGTCGTACGAGCTGTTGGCGGAAGAGTTCGGGCTTTCTTCAAGCTCCTCTCCCCCGATCGGGGGAGAGGCTGGGTGAGGGGCGGCGCACCCCGTGTAACCCCCTCACCTAACCTCTCCCCCGATCGGGGGAGAGGAATACGAGATCAAAGCCCCGCCAGCGGGAAGCCTTTGCCCTTGCCGTTCTGCGGGCGGCGCTTCTCGATCATGGCACGCGCCTCGGCGGCGCGGCCGGCTTTCGCCATCGCCGACGTCACCAGATATTCCAGCAGGTCGCGTTGCGCACGGCTGCCGCCCAGGCGTTCGTGGGTGGCGAGCAGCGGCTCGATCTCGCTGATCGCGCGCGCCCAGTCGCCCTGCGCGTAAGCTTCGAAGCCACGCGCCATCGGTTGCAGCATATCGGCGGTGGCGCCCTTCGGGGCCTCGATGAATTTTGCCAGCGCCGCGCCGTCGCCCGCCATCGCGTAGGCCAGCACCGTATGCATGTCGACGAAGCCGAGGCCTGACCGTCCGAACCATTTGGTGTTGTAGTCCGCGATCTCGCGCCACCGTCCGGGCTGGCGCGCCTCGCCCGCCATTTCCGCGCGGGCGAGGAAGGCGACGCAATCGGTCGCGACGTTGATCTGCGGACCCCAGGCGACGGCCGGGCTCAGCGCCTCGTCGTAGATGCGCCAAGCGTCTTCCATGCGGCCGGTCTCCATCGACCACAGAGCGAGGTGCCAGCTGTTGTGGACGTGCATCAGCCCGTCCCGCGAATAGTCCTTCATCCAGTCCGTCAGGAAGGTGAGGCCGGTCTCGCGCTCGCCCAGCTCGTAGAAGAGATGGCCGCGGATGTGCGCGGCGTGCGCGCTCTTCGGGAAGGCATCCAGCGCCGCATCGATGTTGCGCTGGCCCTCGTCGAGCTTCTGCAACTCGATCTGCGCGAAGGCAAGCTGCGTGCGATACCACCAGTCGTCGCCGTAGTGCTTCTCGAAGGGTTCGAGCAGGGCGAGCTGGTCGACCTCGCGGCCGGTCTTGCCGGAGAAGCCGATCAGGCCGAACACGCTGGTCGCCGGCGCGAGCGCCATGGCGTCGCGCGGCCATTCCTTCATGTGCACATGGATTGCGTCGAGCGCCGCGGCGCCCTGGCCGGTCAGGATCTTCTCGAAGATCGCGATCTGGCTCTGCTCGCGCGGGCTGGCGCCGGCGGCCAGCTCCTTCGCACGCGCCAGCGGCGCCTTGGCTTCGTGGCCGCGGCCCAGCAATTGCTTGGCGCGGGCCAGCGAGATGTGGCCCAGCGCGAAGTTCTCGTCGGCTTCGACGGACTTCTGGAAGGCAGCGTCCATGCCGGGCGTGGCGGCCATCAGGCTCTCTACGCCGGCGAGGTAGGCGTCGCGCGCCGCGATCGACTGCGTGGCGAGTTCGTTGCCGTAGCGATCCTGCAAACCCATCACTTCTCCTTGCCCGCCGTCGGATCCCACATGGGCGACGCCATGGTCTCGCTGAAATTCTTGAACATCAGGTTGAACGAAATGCTGATGCGGTCGCTCTCGCCATCATTGGCCGGCACCGTGTGCTTCAGCCAGGAGGGGAAGATCACCATCCGGCCGTCCTTGCTCGGCGCATTGGCGCCATTGGCGGTGAGGCGGGTGTACTGGCGCGGCTTAGGCATGATCATCGAGGCCTGGCCGCGGGGATCCTGAAACAGGATCTGCGAACCGCCGGCCGGGATCGAGACGTAATAGACGCCGCTCAGGTAGTTGTTCGGATGATGGTGCATCGGATGGTAAGCGCCGGGCGGATTGATGTTCGCCCAGCAGCCGGTGATCGCCATCGGATACTGGTCGACCTGCAGGAAGCGGGCGACGCCGCGGGCCGCCGTCTCGACCAGCTTCACGAATTCCGCGAAGGCCGGCCGCGTGTGCAGGTCCTGCGGCGTCTGCCAGTTGCTGCCCGCCGGGACCTTGGATCGCGGCGCGATCAACCGCTCGATCTCGGCCTTGAGTTTCGCATTGAGGCTGGCCGCGGCGGCCGGCTGGAGGTCCACGATCCACAAGGGGGTCGGGAAAATCTCCTGCACTTCCTGCTTCTCGATCATGGCTGCCAGTATATCCCGCGATTGCCCGATTGTCCGTTAGGTGATCCAATCCGCCGCATAATCAAAGGCTAGGGAGAAAACAACCGATGCCCGTGTCGATCCATGCTGTGACGCCCGACTTCGTGGCCGAAATCGGCGACGTCGCCCTGAACAAGGTCTCGCGCGAGGATCTCGCCGCGATCCGCGAAGCTTTCACCAAGTATGCCGTACTGGTCTTCCCCGACCAGGAGTTCGACGACGAGAGCCAGCTCGACTTCGCCCGGCATTTCGGGCCGCTCGAGACGACCGTTTTCAAGGCGCGCAAGGATCACAAGCTGCGGCTGCACGAGAACATGGCCGATGTCGGCAATCTCGACGCCGAGAACCGCATCCTCGAGACCGACAACCGGCAGCGGCTCTACAATCTCGGAAACCGGCTGTGGCATACCGACTCCTCGTTCAAGCGCCTGCCGGCCTATTGCTCGATGCTGCACGCCCGCTCGATTCCGCCGATCGGCGGCCACACCGAGTTCGCCGACATGCGCGCGGCTTACGACGCGCTGCCCGACTCGACGAAGCAGCGTATCGCGGGGCTGGTCGCCGAGCATTCGATCATGACCTCGCGCGCCAGGCTCGGCTTCAAGGATTTCGACGAAAGCGAGCGCGAGGCCTTCGCACCGGTGCCGCAGGTTCTGGTGCGCCGCCTGCA
This DNA window, taken from Reyranella humidisoli, encodes the following:
- a CDS encoding shikimate kinase; this encodes MDVSSPLSLPRTVALVGLMGAGKSAIGKRLAARLGLPFVDADDEIERAAGCTIAEFFERFGEQEFRAGERRVISRLLEESPRVLSTGGGAYMDPETRSLMKARALTVWLRAELEVLFDRVKKRTHRPLLRQGDPKEILARLMQQRYPIYAEADIVVDSTAQPAERTTEQVIDAIRAHLQAQTAGQTS
- a CDS encoding site-specific tyrosine recombinase XerD, translated to MKRKPAFGHAREVLAFLEMLQAERGASKNTLIAYGADLADLQSFLTRRKQGPLTADATALRAYLKSLDYVGMTPRTVARRLSVMRQLFRFLLAERLREDDPASTLDSPRLGRPLPKVLSREEVDRLIDAARSKDAVDGGRMATLLEILYAAGLRVSELVSLPLSACERDPSMLLVRGKGDKERLVPLSDPARLAIIAWLHMRRGQLAEGETSRFLFPSRGRTGHLTRQRFAQLLKEAAVGAGIDPARVSPHVLRHAFASHLLAGGADLRSVQLMLGHADIATTQIYTHVLDDKLRSLVQEHHPLARRKRRPAG
- a CDS encoding acetyl-CoA carboxylase carboxyltransferase subunit alpha encodes the protein MTTYLDFEKPIAELEGKIAELRHLPNSGDVDIAEEVMRLQDKAHKQIRATYAKLTPWQRVQVARHAERPHAQAYIDRLITDYTPLAGDRAFGEDAAIVGGMGRLQGRSIVVLGQQKGDDTESRIKHNFGMARPEGYRKAQRLMRLADRFKLPVLTLVDTPGAYPGIEAEARGQAEAIASSIETCLGLGVPLVSVVIGEGGSGGALAIASSDRVYMLENSVYSVITPEGCASILWRNNANAQDAAEAMKVTAADLKKLDVIDDVIPEPMGGAHRAPDETIDLVGRVVGEAIAELAKLDGDTLRQRRQDKFLAMGKKGL
- a CDS encoding LLM class flavin-dependent oxidoreductase translates to MSLRLSVLDQSPIRKGGTPAEAVRDTLELAQLCDRLGYHRYWLAEHHSSEALAGSTPEVLITRVAGLTERMRIGSGGVMLPHYSAFKVAENFRMLETLFPGRIDVGIGRAPGSDQHTMRILADGKPNWSDADKYPYQVRDLVAWLHDALPLNHEGTGIVAQPSGETAPDVWLLGSSDDSAALAAHFGLPFCFAHFINPDGGDGVTRAYRAHFKPSSLHAKPMPLMAISVLCAETDEEADLLSRSREVWAMRLRTLGNPGPVPSVEEALEAAKQPGAERWLPALRRRSVVGSPKTVRAGLERHAAAYEVDEIMAVTICYDFEKRKRSYELLAEEFGLSSSSSPPIGGEAG
- a CDS encoding tetratricopeptide repeat protein, which gives rise to MGLQDRYGNELATQSIAARDAYLAGVESLMAATPGMDAAFQKSVEADENFALGHISLARAKQLLGRGHEAKAPLARAKELAAGASPREQSQIAIFEKILTGQGAAALDAIHVHMKEWPRDAMALAPATSVFGLIGFSGKTGREVDQLALLEPFEKHYGDDWWYRTQLAFAQIELQKLDEGQRNIDAALDAFPKSAHAAHIRGHLFYELGERETGLTFLTDWMKDYSRDGLMHVHNSWHLALWSMETGRMEDAWRIYDEALSPAVAWGPQINVATDCVAFLARAEMAGEARQPGRWREIADYNTKWFGRSGLGFVDMHTVLAYAMAGDGAALAKFIEAPKGATADMLQPMARGFEAYAQGDWARAISEIEPLLATHERLGGSRAQRDLLEYLVTSAMAKAGRAAEARAMIEKRRPQNGKGKGFPLAGL
- a CDS encoding TIGR02466 family protein; this translates as MIEKQEVQEIFPTPLWIVDLQPAAAASLNAKLKAEIERLIAPRSKVPAGSNWQTPQDLHTRPAFAEFVKLVETAARGVARFLQVDQYPMAITGCWANINPPGAYHPMHHHPNNYLSGVYYVSIPAGGSQILFQDPRGQASMIMPKPRQYTRLTANGANAPSKDGRMVIFPSWLKHTVPANDGESDRISISFNLMFKNFSETMASPMWDPTAGKEK
- a CDS encoding TauD/TfdA dioxygenase family protein, which translates into the protein MPVSIHAVTPDFVAEIGDVALNKVSREDLAAIREAFTKYAVLVFPDQEFDDESQLDFARHFGPLETTVFKARKDHKLRLHENMADVGNLDAENRILETDNRQRLYNLGNRLWHTDSSFKRLPAYCSMLHARSIPPIGGHTEFADMRAAYDALPDSTKQRIAGLVAEHSIMTSRARLGFKDFDESEREAFAPVPQVLVRRLQDSGRMSLYIASHAGAIRGMADAEARQLIDELTAHATQRQFVHAHRWRQGDLVIWDDRCTMHRGMAFDDQRYKRDMRRATVSDVAPTCEQMGLAVAAE